A window of uncultured Draconibacterium sp. contains these coding sequences:
- a CDS encoding tetratricopeptide repeat protein, with product MRYLIILFLLIFGLNTGFAQRKQSEVQTKSSLAIRYYNAKDYEKAMPLLKEVHQLTKSSTYFRYYLTCLIELKDYPKAEAEIENASKKQSQVRSEYLVHWGHILDVQNRNEEASEKFKEAINSIQTNRGSYLTTANAFLSWGEYDWAKQTYLKGREMLPGESFSYELARSYLYLRDYENMMEEYLNLLQQNESHLARVQSSLSSAMRLDIDNGLRDKFRGQVLARIQTEPQVIGYNRLLIWFFLQEKKFSSALRQSIALDKRTGEEAGQIAQLGDMALRSKEYAEAKKAFGYLMGKGEANEYFNQAFARNIHASYLEYVSEFKDDKTKGITLADEFEKGLNYLSYGPATLNLIQEYAHLMAFYLNDTEKALLVLEKGLKIPQLKPEEIGFLKTEMADIYVYADDPWEAMLIYSQVIDANKKNTLGDDVKLKKARLGYYMGNFSWAKAQLDVLKASTSKLTANDAMELAMMIGNNLNLDTTAVPLQMFAKADLLFFQNREHEAMQVLDSIADIYPYHTLVDDILFRKAKIEVEKQNYALAVEYLETIITDFSYELLGDDALFMQAEIYNYQLDQKEKAKELYKLMLSSFPGSVFIEESRAKYRELREIYPDKEPESNEGLFERAIENTEF from the coding sequence ATGAGGTACTTAATAATCTTATTTCTATTGATTTTTGGTTTGAATACCGGTTTTGCGCAGCGCAAACAGTCCGAGGTTCAAACCAAGTCGAGTCTTGCCATTCGGTATTACAACGCAAAAGACTACGAAAAGGCAATGCCCTTGCTAAAGGAGGTGCATCAGCTAACAAAAAGCAGTACCTATTTCCGGTATTACCTCACTTGTTTAATCGAACTAAAAGATTATCCCAAAGCAGAAGCTGAAATAGAAAATGCCAGCAAAAAGCAAAGTCAGGTTCGTTCGGAGTACCTGGTACACTGGGGGCACATTTTAGATGTACAAAACCGAAACGAGGAAGCGAGCGAAAAATTTAAAGAGGCGATAAATTCGATTCAGACCAACCGTGGAAGTTATTTAACCACGGCCAATGCTTTTTTGAGTTGGGGAGAATACGACTGGGCCAAACAAACCTATTTGAAAGGAAGAGAAATGTTGCCAGGCGAGTCGTTTAGTTACGAGTTGGCACGATCGTATCTGTACTTGCGCGACTACGAAAATATGATGGAGGAGTACCTGAATTTATTGCAACAAAACGAAAGCCATTTGGCTCGTGTGCAAAGCAGTTTGTCGTCGGCCATGCGTTTGGATATCGACAATGGATTGCGGGATAAATTCAGAGGACAGGTATTAGCAAGAATTCAAACGGAACCACAGGTTATTGGCTACAATCGTTTGTTGATTTGGTTTTTTCTGCAGGAAAAGAAATTTTCGAGTGCTTTGCGTCAGTCCATTGCATTGGATAAACGAACCGGTGAGGAAGCAGGTCAGATTGCGCAACTGGGCGATATGGCTTTACGAAGCAAAGAGTATGCTGAAGCCAAAAAAGCTTTTGGTTATTTAATGGGCAAAGGCGAAGCAAATGAGTATTTTAATCAGGCTTTTGCACGAAATATCCATGCTTCGTATTTGGAGTATGTAAGCGAATTTAAAGACGATAAAACAAAAGGAATTACGCTGGCCGATGAATTTGAGAAGGGATTGAATTACCTGAGCTACGGACCGGCTACTTTGAATCTGATTCAGGAATATGCACATTTAATGGCCTTTTATTTAAACGATACTGAAAAAGCCTTGTTGGTTTTGGAAAAGGGATTAAAAATTCCTCAGTTAAAACCAGAAGAAATAGGATTTTTAAAGACCGAAATGGCTGATATTTATGTGTATGCCGACGATCCCTGGGAAGCTATGTTGATTTATTCGCAAGTGATTGATGCCAATAAAAAGAACACGCTGGGTGACGATGTAAAATTGAAAAAGGCTCGTTTGGGTTATTACATGGGGAATTTTAGCTGGGCAAAAGCACAGCTCGATGTGTTAAAAGCCAGTACCTCGAAGCTGACGGCCAACGACGCGATGGAACTTGCCATGATGATTGGAAACAACCTTAACCTGGATACCACTGCTGTGCCTTTGCAGATGTTTGCAAAAGCCGATTTGTTGTTTTTTCAGAATCGCGAACACGAAGCAATGCAGGTGCTCGATTCAATTGCCGATATTTATCCGTACCATACTTTGGTTGATGATATTCTGTTCAGAAAAGCTAAAATTGAAGTGGAAAAACAGAACTATGCTTTGGCCGTTGAATACCTGGAGACAATAATAACAGATTTTAGCTACGAACTTTTGGGAGATGATGCACTTTTTATGCAGGCCGAAATTTACAACTATCAACTCGATCAAAAAGAAAAAGCAAAAGAGTTGTACAAGCTAATGTTGAGTAGCTTTCCGGGAAGTGTATTTATTGAAGAATCGAGGGCAAAGTATCGCGAACTAAGAGAAATTTATCCCGATAAAGAACCGGAAAGTAACGAAGGGCTTTTTGAGCGGGCCATTGAAAATACGGAGTTTTAG
- the lipA gene encoding lipoyl synthase, protein MAHELKGRQRLPKWMKMKMPKGESYSKVKNLVDKHGLHTICTSGNCPNIGECWNRGTATFMILGNICTRKCKFCSVPNGVPLPADLEEPKKLAESVRIMGVKHCVITSVDRDDMEDQGAGIWAETIREVKRVNPDTKIEVLIPDFRGKEELIQQVIDAGPDVISHNLETTEKLTPFIRFAAKYRRSLDVIKYVADNFGRAKSGIMLGLGETHEDVLKTMDDLLEAGCKVMTIGQYLAPTAKHMPVQEYIEPEKFIEYRNIGIKKGFKFVESSPLVRSSYRAEEHVNA, encoded by the coding sequence ATGGCTCACGAGTTGAAAGGAAGGCAGCGACTGCCCAAGTGGATGAAGATGAAAATGCCAAAAGGCGAAAGCTATTCGAAGGTTAAGAATTTGGTAGACAAACATGGTTTACACACCATTTGCACCAGCGGAAATTGCCCGAACATTGGTGAATGCTGGAACCGCGGAACCGCTACATTTATGATACTGGGGAACATTTGTACCCGCAAATGTAAATTCTGCTCGGTACCCAACGGAGTACCTTTGCCAGCTGATTTGGAAGAACCCAAAAAACTGGCAGAATCGGTTCGTATAATGGGAGTAAAACATTGTGTTATTACATCGGTTGACCGCGACGACATGGAAGATCAGGGTGCCGGAATATGGGCCGAAACCATACGCGAAGTAAAACGTGTAAATCCGGATACCAAAATCGAGGTGCTGATTCCTGATTTTAGAGGCAAGGAAGAACTTATTCAGCAAGTAATTGATGCAGGTCCGGATGTAATATCACACAACCTGGAAACCACCGAAAAACTGACACCTTTTATTCGTTTTGCCGCCAAATACCGTCGTAGTCTGGATGTAATAAAATACGTGGCTGATAATTTTGGAAGAGCAAAATCGGGAATCATGCTTGGTCTTGGCGAAACCCACGAGGATGTTTTAAAAACAATGGACGACCTGCTGGAAGCCGGTTGTAAAGTTATGACCATTGGTCAATACCTCGCCCCAACAGCCAAACACATGCCGGTGCAGGAATACATCGAACCCGAAAAATTTATTGAATACCGCAACATTGGAATAAAAAAAGGATTTAAGTTTGTGGAAAGCTCGCCTTTGGTGCGCAGCTCATACCGGGCCGAAGAGCATGTAAATGCATAG
- the lipB gene encoding lipoyl(octanoyl) transferase LipB, translating to MANFNYIDVGLKDYKDCWDYQEELLKDVSDDKRALKHASEKNHFILVEHPHVYTLGKSGDESNLLAAGDFLKKIDATFYKINRGGDITYHGPGQLVGYPIIDLEYYKIGVREYIEKMEDAIIATIAEYGVEGGRKEGATGVWLQPDHKVRARKICAIGVRVSRYVTMHGFALNVNTDMRYYNYINPCGFASSAVTSLQQELGHEVSMDEVKKVAMEKFNSIY from the coding sequence ATGGCAAATTTTAATTACATCGACGTTGGATTAAAAGACTACAAAGATTGCTGGGATTACCAGGAAGAACTTTTAAAAGACGTTTCTGACGATAAACGTGCACTGAAACATGCTTCTGAAAAGAATCATTTTATTTTGGTTGAACATCCACACGTATATACACTCGGGAAAAGCGGCGACGAAAGTAACCTCCTGGCAGCCGGCGATTTTCTTAAAAAAATTGATGCCACATTTTATAAAATAAACCGCGGTGGCGACATTACCTACCATGGCCCGGGCCAGTTAGTGGGCTACCCGATCATCGATCTTGAATATTACAAAATCGGGGTGCGCGAGTACATCGAAAAAATGGAAGATGCCATAATTGCAACCATTGCCGAGTACGGTGTGGAAGGTGGTCGTAAAGAAGGAGCAACCGGTGTTTGGCTGCAACCCGACCACAAAGTGCGTGCGCGTAAAATTTGTGCCATCGGTGTTCGGGTTAGCCGTTATGTTACCATGCACGGGTTTGCTTTGAATGTGAATACCGACATGCGTTATTACAATTACATCAATCCTTGTGGATTTGCTTCTTCTGCAGTAACTTCTCTTCAACAGGAATTAGGACATGAAGTTTCGATGGATGAAGTTAAAAAAGTGGCAATGGAAAAGTTCAATTCTATTTATTAA
- a CDS encoding thymidylate synthase, giving the protein MKNIPVITVSGRSLAETYETALIYLYGKGTRFQTQYDKPGDPLSIDCTMNMTIMEPETDPMIHMAFPGGIDDLKEYVLELKGYKNHWVKNMNDEKDTRWEYTYHGRLKNYGVWKDLVDGESTEVGPFKVDQIEFVINKLSEQPFTRQAQMITWMPNLDLTCYDPPCLQSLWYRILEDENGVYWLNSNIRFRSNDAWGASFMNMFGFIQFSKEVIAKGVAEKTGKTVKLGRMNWHADSYHIYGKDIKAAKERLFERVNDMAFEERTMPFNDPFIREMYDNAEPGVIEKIKDYDEKHKR; this is encoded by the coding sequence ATGAAAAACATTCCTGTAATTACCGTGTCCGGAAGATCGTTGGCTGAAACTTATGAAACAGCACTTATTTATTTGTATGGCAAAGGCACCCGGTTTCAAACACAGTACGATAAACCCGGAGATCCCTTAAGTATTGATTGTACCATGAATATGACGATAATGGAGCCGGAAACCGATCCGATGATCCACATGGCTTTTCCGGGAGGAATTGATGATTTAAAGGAGTATGTGCTGGAGCTGAAAGGCTACAAAAACCACTGGGTAAAAAATATGAACGACGAAAAGGATACTCGTTGGGAATATACTTACCACGGACGGCTTAAAAACTATGGTGTTTGGAAAGATCTGGTTGATGGGGAATCAACTGAAGTTGGCCCGTTTAAAGTTGATCAGATTGAGTTTGTGATCAATAAATTGTCGGAGCAACCATTTACCCGGCAGGCACAAATGATAACCTGGATGCCAAATCTTGATCTGACTTGTTACGATCCTCCTTGTTTGCAATCGCTTTGGTACCGTATTTTGGAAGACGAAAACGGGGTGTACTGGTTAAACAGCAACATTCGATTTAGAAGTAACGATGCCTGGGGTGCCAGTTTTATGAATATGTTTGGATTTATACAATTTAGTAAGGAAGTAATTGCAAAAGGGGTTGCCGAAAAAACCGGTAAAACAGTAAAGCTGGGCCGCATGAACTGGCATGCCGACTCGTACCATATTTACGGGAAAGATATAAAAGCTGCAAAAGAACGTTTGTTTGAACGTGTAAATGACATGGCTTTTGAAGAACGTACCATGCCATTTAACGATCCGTTTATTCGGGAAATGTACGACAATGCTGAGCCCGGTGTTATTGAAAAAATAAAAGATTACGACGAGAAGCACAAAAGGTAA
- a CDS encoding Gfo/Idh/MocA family oxidoreductase: protein MNSNNQSTRRKFLKSALAAGAGLTIVPRHVLGGNGFLAPSDQLTKAIIGVGGMGRGHIPYEGTKVVAICDVDKLHLDEAQSLIDYKVKHFSDFREVCQLPEVDIVHIATPPHWHGIMAVEAAKAGKDIWCEKPMTRTIGEGKKVVEAVNAHGRMFRLNTWFRFKDTFYGLGTDVKPLKKVIDSGILGWPLKVTVSGITGYNWKFYWSGEHNLAPEPIPENLDYNMWLGPAPYKPYNHLRVHANFRGYWDYDGGGLGDMGQHYLDPVQYMLGKDETSPVKIEVDAPQQHYDAVGSWRRITYTYADGCQIILDGENRDKDAAYIEGPNGKIYQGFKSDIPNLQSFIKTLPEPEPQIGIFSESVKTRKKFALNEMNGFRSATLVNLGIVAVRLGRTLNFDPDKLEFIDDEGANRLINQPMRAPWTI, encoded by the coding sequence ATGAATTCTAATAATCAATCAACAAGAAGAAAATTCTTAAAAAGTGCCCTGGCTGCCGGTGCCGGTTTAACTATCGTTCCGCGCCACGTACTGGGAGGCAATGGTTTTTTGGCCCCGTCTGACCAATTAACGAAAGCAATTATTGGCGTTGGAGGAATGGGCCGTGGACACATTCCATACGAAGGAACTAAAGTGGTGGCCATTTGCGATGTTGATAAATTACATCTCGATGAGGCACAAAGTTTAATCGACTATAAAGTAAAACATTTCAGCGATTTCAGGGAAGTTTGCCAATTGCCCGAAGTTGATATTGTACACATTGCCACACCGCCTCACTGGCATGGTATAATGGCGGTTGAAGCCGCAAAAGCCGGGAAAGATATCTGGTGCGAAAAACCCATGACCCGAACCATTGGTGAAGGTAAAAAGGTAGTGGAAGCGGTAAATGCGCACGGACGTATGTTCCGCCTGAATACATGGTTCCGTTTTAAAGATACTTTTTATGGTCTGGGAACCGATGTAAAACCACTTAAGAAAGTAATTGACAGCGGCATTTTAGGTTGGCCGCTAAAAGTTACTGTGAGCGGAATTACAGGTTACAACTGGAAGTTTTACTGGAGCGGAGAGCACAATCTTGCTCCCGAACCAATTCCTGAGAACCTGGATTACAACATGTGGCTGGGACCTGCTCCCTATAAACCGTACAATCATTTACGGGTACATGCCAATTTCCGTGGTTACTGGGATTACGACGGTGGCGGATTGGGCGACATGGGACAGCACTACCTCGATCCGGTACAGTACATGCTTGGCAAAGACGAAACCAGTCCGGTAAAAATTGAAGTGGATGCACCTCAGCAACATTACGATGCAGTGGGTTCGTGGAGACGTATTACTTATACATACGCCGATGGTTGCCAGATTATCCTCGACGGTGAAAACCGTGATAAAGATGCGGCTTATATTGAAGGTCCAAATGGTAAAATATACCAGGGCTTTAAGTCCGACATTCCTAACCTGCAGAGTTTTATTAAAACTTTGCCTGAGCCGGAACCACAAATTGGAATATTCTCCGAGTCGGTAAAAACGCGCAAAAAATTTGCCTTAAACGAAATGAACGGATTCCGCTCGGCTACGCTGGTAAACCTTGGAATTGTGGCAGTTCGTTTGGGACGCACATTGAACTTCGATCCCGATAAACTCGAATTTATAGACGACGAAGGTGCAAACCGTTTGATTAACCAACCCATGCGTGCACCGTGGACAATTTAA
- a CDS encoding DUF1080 domain-containing protein, producing MKKNIFQFLSILMLAAFSLGTYAQDNRTFDTKVADVLAQMPTKDLNHCDKVMKQILALGPEGFSKLTAQLTAPGVGDDTAVRFAINSFARYASQFGQCEARTFAEDNLLKALQLQSDIEVKTFILNQLNLVGGDKSIDEIKSLLNDEKLVEPATQTILMIGSPKSAKLFMEALQNAGPNAQMTLVRALGELQCKKAVSLVTPFVTSESTSKQKTALTALANIASPESYKVLLKAASSVNFKYEASNAAESFIHYTNRLGEQNELELMRKACKTIFKANSSTELLHNYSAALSIYAKYLGYEATPLLLGAVDNSNKAFRYSVLNTAENLGGIADTRQWISRGETASPEIKADIISMLGRRGCTLASEFIAENLNSASDAVRQESIVALGKLEENKAIPALVNHLATGKDIKTSKTVLNLLLDKAHLYQIADQLSETSGKTRAAFIDLVAAKAGTQYFSEIVSFTSSNDAIEKAAAFKALKRVSDYEDTDQLLHLLLTVSDSTEISETQMAIVAATAGVEAEKLASGKVLSALKSTPKKERIIAILPEIGGSVALATVTQSFNTSGGTLKKASFVALSNWKDYSASTALYSICKTYDGEFREKAFTSFVRMVRTAELPDDQKLLQYRKIMPHASSNDDKNNVISSIGALKTFLSAVYLEQFLDEKELAEASSRSIMQIVLPNNNENNGLSGDIVRRILSKAEEALSGEDSQYDKINMKKYLDEMPSGKGYVSMFNGKNLDGWQGMLLDGNPIAISKLSDKERAKAQAEANLKMVENWSVKDGKIVFSGNGHNLVSTKNYKDFEMIVDWLITKKGDSGIYLRGTPQVQIWDTSRVEVGAQVGSGGLYNNNADNVRDPLKVADNPIDEWNTFRITMIGENVTVYLNGELVVDNVKMDNYWDRSIPIFSEGTIELQAHGNELAFRDVYVREIKTEEIGLTDDEISNGFVSLFNGKNLDGWQGNKTDYYAKNGELVVNPKMGGHGNLFTEKEYSDFVFRFEFKLTPGANNGLGIRAPLEGDAAYVGMELQILDNTAPIYANLKEYQYHGSVYGTIAAKRGYLNPVGEWNSQEVIVKGSKIKITLNGEVILDGDISDAREKGTKDGHEHPGLKREKGFIGFLGHGSELFFRNIRIKDLHK from the coding sequence ATGAAGAAAAATATATTCCAATTTCTATCAATCCTTATGCTGGCGGCGTTCAGTCTGGGGACTTATGCACAAGACAACCGAACGTTCGACACAAAAGTTGCCGATGTGCTGGCACAAATGCCAACCAAAGATCTCAACCATTGCGATAAAGTGATGAAACAAATTCTGGCTTTGGGACCGGAAGGATTTTCAAAACTTACTGCGCAATTAACTGCTCCCGGTGTTGGCGACGATACTGCTGTACGTTTTGCCATAAACAGTTTTGCTCGTTATGCCAGTCAGTTCGGACAATGCGAAGCCAGAACTTTTGCCGAAGATAATTTGCTGAAAGCACTTCAACTACAAAGTGATATTGAAGTGAAAACATTTATTCTGAACCAGCTAAATCTGGTTGGAGGTGATAAATCCATCGATGAAATTAAAAGCCTTTTAAACGACGAAAAACTGGTTGAACCTGCTACTCAAACCATTTTAATGATTGGTAGCCCAAAATCAGCAAAGTTGTTTATGGAAGCGCTGCAAAATGCCGGACCTAACGCACAAATGACTTTGGTTCGTGCTTTGGGCGAATTACAATGCAAAAAGGCAGTTTCTCTTGTCACGCCATTTGTAACATCCGAGTCGACTTCGAAGCAAAAAACAGCTTTAACAGCCCTTGCAAATATTGCATCTCCCGAATCGTACAAAGTTCTTTTAAAAGCTGCTTCATCAGTTAATTTTAAATACGAAGCAAGCAATGCAGCCGAATCGTTTATTCATTACACTAACCGACTGGGTGAACAGAACGAGTTGGAGCTAATGAGAAAAGCCTGCAAAACAATTTTTAAAGCAAACTCCTCTACCGAGCTTTTGCATAACTATTCCGCAGCATTAAGTATTTATGCAAAATATTTAGGTTACGAAGCTACTCCGCTTTTGCTCGGTGCAGTTGATAACAGCAACAAAGCATTCCGATATTCAGTACTAAACACTGCCGAAAACCTGGGAGGAATTGCAGATACACGCCAGTGGATTTCCAGGGGAGAAACTGCATCGCCGGAAATTAAAGCCGATATAATCTCTATGTTGGGCCGCCGCGGATGTACTCTGGCAAGTGAGTTTATTGCTGAGAACCTGAATTCTGCATCGGATGCAGTGCGGCAGGAGTCAATTGTAGCTTTGGGAAAATTAGAGGAAAACAAAGCCATTCCAGCTTTGGTTAATCATTTAGCCACAGGTAAGGATATTAAGACAAGTAAAACGGTATTAAACCTTTTACTGGACAAAGCACATTTATATCAGATTGCCGACCAGCTATCAGAAACATCAGGAAAAACACGGGCTGCCTTTATTGATTTAGTGGCTGCAAAAGCCGGCACACAATATTTCTCCGAAATTGTAAGCTTCACCTCATCAAACGATGCAATTGAAAAAGCAGCTGCCTTTAAAGCTTTGAAACGTGTTTCGGACTACGAAGATACCGACCAACTGCTTCACTTATTACTCACCGTTTCTGACAGTACCGAAATAAGTGAAACACAAATGGCAATTGTTGCAGCCACTGCAGGTGTTGAGGCCGAAAAATTAGCAAGCGGGAAAGTTTTAAGCGCATTAAAATCGACTCCTAAAAAAGAACGTATTATTGCAATTCTACCGGAAATTGGCGGATCGGTTGCACTGGCAACGGTTACTCAAAGTTTTAACACATCAGGTGGTACTTTAAAAAAGGCTTCTTTTGTAGCCTTAAGCAACTGGAAAGATTATTCAGCATCAACAGCGCTTTACTCCATTTGTAAAACATACGACGGAGAATTCAGGGAAAAGGCTTTCACAAGCTTTGTGCGTATGGTGCGCACTGCAGAACTTCCGGACGACCAGAAACTTTTGCAGTACCGAAAAATTATGCCTCACGCCTCTTCAAACGATGATAAAAACAATGTGATTTCGTCCATTGGAGCTTTAAAAACATTCTTATCGGCGGTTTACCTGGAACAATTTCTCGACGAAAAAGAATTGGCAGAGGCAAGCTCGCGTTCGATTATGCAAATTGTATTGCCCAACAACAACGAAAACAATGGTTTATCGGGCGATATAGTTCGAAGGATTTTAAGCAAAGCCGAAGAAGCCTTAAGCGGAGAAGACAGCCAATACGACAAAATCAACATGAAAAAATACCTGGATGAAATGCCTTCGGGGAAAGGTTATGTTTCGATGTTCAATGGCAAAAACCTGGACGGCTGGCAAGGTATGCTTTTGGATGGAAATCCTATTGCAATTTCGAAGTTAAGCGATAAAGAGCGTGCGAAAGCGCAAGCAGAAGCCAACCTGAAAATGGTGGAAAACTGGAGTGTAAAAGATGGTAAAATTGTATTCAGCGGAAATGGGCACAACCTTGTTTCAACTAAAAATTACAAAGATTTTGAAATGATTGTGGACTGGCTGATCACCAAAAAAGGCGACAGCGGAATTTATCTTCGCGGTACTCCACAGGTACAGATTTGGGATACGTCGCGTGTTGAAGTTGGTGCGCAGGTTGGCTCGGGCGGTTTATACAACAACAATGCCGACAATGTGCGCGATCCGCTGAAAGTAGCCGACAACCCGATTGATGAATGGAACACTTTCCGCATTACAATGATTGGCGAGAATGTTACTGTTTATTTAAACGGAGAGTTGGTGGTTGACAATGTAAAAATGGATAACTACTGGGACCGCAGCATTCCAATTTTCAGCGAAGGAACCATTGAATTGCAGGCACATGGCAACGAACTGGCATTCCGCGACGTGTATGTTCGTGAGATTAAAACCGAGGAAATTGGATTAACCGATGACGAGATCAGCAACGGATTTGTATCGCTTTTTAACGGCAAAAACCTGGATGGCTGGCAAGGAAATAAAACCGATTATTATGCCAAAAACGGCGAATTGGTAGTAAATCCTAAAATGGGTGGACACGGCAACCTTTTTACCGAAAAGGAATACAGCGATTTTGTTTTTCGCTTCGAATTTAAATTAACTCCCGGCGCCAACAACGGCCTTGGAATTCGGGCACCGCTTGAAGGTGATGCGGCATATGTAGGCATGGAATTGCAAATTCTGGACAATACAGCTCCCATTTATGCGAACTTAAAAGAATACCAGTACCACGGTTCGGTTTATGGAACTATTGCAGCCAAACGTGGTTATTTGAATCCGGTTGGAGAATGGAATTCGCAGGAAGTAATTGTGAAAGGCAGCAAAATAAAGATCACTTTAAATGGTGAAGTAATTTTGGACGGCGACATTAGCGATGCCCGCGAAAAAGGAACAAAAGACGGACATGAACACCCGGGATTAAAACGCGAAAAAGGATTTATCGGATTCCTGGGACATGGATCGGAATTGTTTTTCAGGAATATTAGAATCAAAGATTTACATAAGTAG
- a CDS encoding PhnA domain-containing protein — MSIERELVKRSNSVCEICGSSDNLGVYTVAPATQESEKDSIYICSVCSGQIDNPETMDANHWRCLNDSMWSTVPAVQVVAWRMLNRLKAEGWPQDLLDMLYLDEELQAWAAATGEGIDPDEVIRHLDSNGAVLQAGDTVVLIKDLNVKGGGFTAKRGTAVRNISLVHDNPEQIEGKVSGQQIVILTQYVKKN, encoded by the coding sequence ATGAGTATAGAAAGAGAATTGGTGAAACGCAGTAATTCGGTTTGCGAAATTTGCGGTTCATCAGATAATTTAGGTGTTTACACCGTTGCTCCGGCAACACAGGAGAGTGAAAAGGATAGCATTTACATTTGTTCAGTTTGTTCAGGACAAATCGATAATCCCGAAACCATGGATGCCAACCACTGGCGCTGTTTAAACGACAGTATGTGGAGCACAGTTCCGGCGGTACAAGTGGTAGCCTGGAGAATGTTAAATCGCTTAAAAGCCGAAGGTTGGCCACAGGATTTATTAGATATGTTGTACCTGGATGAAGAATTGCAAGCCTGGGCAGCAGCCACCGGCGAGGGAATCGATCCGGATGAGGTGATTCGGCATTTAGATAGCAACGGCGCTGTTTTACAAGCGGGCGACACGGTGGTGCTGATAAAAGACCTGAATGTTAAAGGGGGTGGATTTACTGCAAAACGCGGAACTGCCGTGCGTAACATTTCGCTGGTTCACGATAATCCCGAGCAGATTGAAGGAAAAGTAAGCGGACAGCAAATTGTTATTTTAACGCAGTACGTGAAGAAGAATTAA
- the trpS gene encoding tryptophan--tRNA ligase, protein MNKPTVVSGIRPTGYLHLGNYFGAVQNFLKMQDDFNCYFFIADIHSLTTHPTPENLQSGVRQVLAEYLACGIDPEKATIFIQSDVPEVSELYALLNMNAYLGELERTTSFKDKARQNPDNVNAGLLTYPVLMASDIIIHKAHFVPVGKDQEQNLEMARKFAKRFNRMYKADVFPTPRPFTFGGGDMIKVPGLDGSGKMGKSEGNAINLYEDPKSIRKKVMRAVTDSGPTEMNQKKPEVIQNLFTLMDIVSTPDTVAHFDELYNKCEIRYGDLKKQLAEDIVAYTAPIRERIIEILKDDEYLAKVARMGAEKARESAAKTLQEVKDVIGFKKLF, encoded by the coding sequence ATGAATAAACCGACAGTTGTAAGCGGTATTAGACCGACAGGATATTTGCACCTTGGTAACTATTTTGGAGCCGTGCAGAATTTTTTAAAAATGCAGGACGATTTTAACTGCTACTTTTTTATTGCTGATATTCACTCTTTAACCACACATCCAACACCTGAAAATTTGCAATCAGGTGTGCGCCAGGTGTTGGCCGAATATTTGGCATGCGGTATCGATCCTGAAAAAGCAACCATTTTTATTCAAAGTGATGTTCCCGAGGTTTCGGAGTTGTATGCTTTGTTAAATATGAATGCCTACCTGGGAGAACTGGAACGTACAACATCGTTTAAAGACAAAGCCCGCCAGAATCCGGACAACGTAAACGCAGGTTTGCTGACTTACCCGGTTTTAATGGCTTCTGATATTATTATTCATAAAGCGCATTTTGTGCCGGTTGGAAAAGACCAGGAACAAAACCTTGAAATGGCTCGTAAATTTGCGAAACGTTTTAACCGCATGTACAAAGCCGATGTATTTCCAACACCTCGTCCGTTTACTTTTGGCGGTGGCGATATGATTAAAGTACCCGGTTTGGACGGAAGCGGTAAAATGGGCAAATCGGAAGGAAATGCAATTAATCTTTACGAAGATCCAAAATCGATTCGTAAAAAAGTGATGCGTGCAGTTACCGATTCGGGACCAACAGAAATGAACCAGAAAAAGCCGGAGGTAATTCAAAACCTGTTTACCCTGATGGACATTGTTTCAACGCCTGATACTGTGGCACATTTCGACGAATTGTACAACAAATGTGAAATTCGTTACGGAGATCTCAAAAAACAGCTTGCCGAAGATATTGTTGCCTACACAGCACCAATCCGCGAACGTATTATTGAAATTTTGAAAGACGATGAATACCTTGCAAAAGTAGCTCGAATGGGCGCTGAAAAAGCACGTGAGTCGGCAGCAAAAACGCTTCAGGAAGTAAAAGACGTAATTGGTTTTAAGAAGTTGTTTTAA